AAATCAGCCCAGAGGCCAACGAAGTAGCCAAATGGCACGATGAACACTAAATTACCAATAATGCGCGGCCATTCAATATGTCCAAGTAGTACGGTGTTCAAAATGACGACGGCCAATCCGTAGACAATTAGAATCACGCTGATACTCCAACCCGAGGCTGCTGCGATATTGGCAGCTGAGGCAGTCCACATAGCACTACCCGCGTTGCAAGCAACGGTTAACCCATTACCAAAAGTATTCACCGCCAGTGAAATGATTAGGTAAAACGCCATTTCACGTACCGAGAGTTTCCGTTCTGTTCCATTGCTTGTTTCATACATTAGTTTGATGCGCCTTCTTCCTGTGGAGCGAGATTAAAACTGTTGCTTTTGTCGTTTGATGTAGCCGAGCATTGGGAATAAAACAAGTCCAGATACTAATGACAAAGCAACACCTTGTATTAAGTTAAATGGTAATACAATTCCGACCAAATATTTTGAAAAAGGTCCAACACTGAAGTGCGCGAAGATTTCGTACAAAGGAATTGCATACACCCAGTTCAAGAATGCCATCACAACGGTTAATACTAACGTGCCGACAATTGAACCCAAAATGTATTGTGAAACCTTGATATCTTCACTCTTGCGAATGAACAACCAAATTCCAGTAATGAAAAGTCCCATCGCAACGATGTTCATGGGCATACCAATCCAATCATTTACCCCGCTGTTATTAATCAGCATCTTAAGGATTGAGCGGATAACTAAGATTGTTAACGCGCTTGGTAAACCTAACATTGCCATCCCGATGATAACAACGACGACCGAAAAATCAAGGCTCATGAAACCGAACATTGGAATTTTCGGAAAAATCATCAGAACTGCGGATAAAGCGGATAAAAGTGCAATCACAACTAAACGACGAGTACTTGAAACGCTGGAAACTTTTTGCATGATAAAACCATCCTTTGTGGCATCATCTTCTGGTCTGGTGTTTTTGTAATAACACGACAAACTATCTTATTGCAATCTTTAAACGGGTTGCAAAAATGCGTCCCGATTGTAATAAAAAAATCCCCTTTTGCTTAAGCTACCACCTAATTTTACTTAGGCATAACTTTTTCAGCACAAAAAGAGATTGTCATTTGTCTATTACAAATAAACCAATCTTCTATATACCTGACTTTAACAGTCGGTTCTGGAATTACACCAGATCAGCTCGAAACGAATTTCGAGGTCGCGGACTTTAACCACCGGTCGGGATTTACACCCTGCCCTGAAGATTACTGCATATTTAATTCTTACTTATTGTAAATGATACTTATGAGTTATGTCAACACTTTCGTGAAAATGCCGACGTAACCTGGCTAGTTTTAGCTGTTACAGTTACCTTACGACCTGATTACTTGGTCAAAACAGCAATCAACGTCGTCGCAAACTCAATTGGCTTTTGCGCATATCCAAGGTGCGCGCCAGGTATTGCTTGAACTGGTACACCAATCGTTTCGCCAATTGCGTGGGTAATGGCTTGCGGCAAGAAACCAATCGAGTCGGTTCCGTTCAACAAGACCACTTTTTCACGGTTGTCAGCGAAAATTTGCCAGTCAATTGTTTGACCCGTGTATTGCAAAACTTCGTACTTCAACCAGTACAACATTGGTTGCAACTTAGCTGGGTCTGGTGCGACATTAGGATCCATCCCCATCATTTGAGCGTCCAAAGGTGCTACGTGCATATCAGCGAAGAGACTTTGAATTAAGCCAAAGTTTCCCTTCAACGCTTTATCAACTAATGCTACTTGGTTGGCAAAATCAGCTCGGTTTTCAGCAGTCACGGTCATGATTGGTGATTCATGAATGGCAATCCTAGCAAATTGATCAGGTGCCAAAGTAAATGCTTGTTCCGCGACAATTGAACCTGAACTCGTCCCAAATAAATAACTAGGTGCATCTGGGCTAAATTCCTTGGCCAATTCAAGCACGTCATTGGCATCAGTTAGTAAACGATAACGATTATCGTAATCTGCCGCTTCAGCTGGCAATGGATTAGTCAAGACGCTAGCGCCATAACCACGCCGGTCATAAGTAATCACGGTAAATTTAGCTGCTAAGATAGCAACGACACCTCGGAAAATATCACCAGTACCGTTCGCACCCGGAACTAAAATTAAGACTGGCCCTTGACCATTCTTTTCAACGTTTAAAATTGTATTATCCGCGGTTTTAAATTGCATGTGTTTCACTTCCTTTATTTGATAAATCCATTGTAATCGGGATTTATCTTCCAAGGAAGTACAACAAACGCCAAAAGTGTCCCACTTCAAAAGACCCCATCGCCAAATTCTAGGCGGTGAACGGGGCCATGATTTATAAGCTGGTTAATTCATTGTGATATTTCGCCATTTGTTGTGGTGTGGGCGGATTCGTTTCACCAAGCCACCATTGGACAAGGCTAATTTGACCACCGATTAAGAATTCAGCGCGAATCCGTGCTGGAATCGAATTGGGCCTCGTTGCCAGTAGCTGCATATAGTTATTAAGCACCACTGTATATAGACGTGTACTAAATTCCGGCCAAGGCCGATTCTTAAGAAATGACTGTAACAAGATGCGATTTTCGGTGGCATATTCATAAAATTTCAGAAAATCAGTATTATCGGTTTCGCCCATCGCAAATTGCCCGAGAATATCGTCCAACATGGTAGCTTGCAGCCAATCGTAAAAATCATCCAAATTCAGAAAATGCCGATAAAAGGTAGAACGCCCCACTTCGGCCTGCCGCACAATATCTTGCACTGTAACGTTGTTGAGTTCTTTACGCACCAAAACTTCAGCTAATGCCTGTTTCAAGTACTTTAAACTTACTGCAGATTGTGGCATGACGCCCTCCTTTCATAATAACAAAAACGGTTCGATTTATTCGCGTGGCCTTGTCGTTTCCGTACTTTTCAATCATCGAATTACTAAGGTTCTATTTTCAGTGTTTGTTCCATGCTACTGCGACCCATAGTTGGTACCTGTTTTTCGCTAGTTTGAGCATTATATCTAACTAACGAAGTGGCGGTAAATTACTTGGTGGGCGTAGCCTTTACACCACGACTGGGGTGATATGTGTGAAACACATGTCGCCGCTGAGGGTAAGCTGAGGAGTCTTAGGAATTTATTCCTTAGAGTCCCAGCTTATCCGAGTTGTTCAAGACCGCACTTTGGCTTGAACATGTGCTTCCAGCGTGGTGCACCAAGTAATTTACTGACACGTAGTGACCAATATTATTCAATCCCATATCAGACGAAGTAGAGCAAAAAAGTGCTAACAGACTCACATCTACTAACACCTAATCTATATGCACTTTAGTATTACAAACGTCCTTGACGCTTCACGTTAGCTTTACCAGCTAGGAAAGCATCGACTTCTTCGCGACGCAATTTGCGGGCTTCACCGACTGATAAACCATCTAATGTTAAGAAACCATAACTCTCACGACGCAAGCCAACAACTTCGTGACCAATTGCCTTGAACATGTTCTTAACTTGGTGGTTACGGCCTTCGTGAATCGTGATTTCAACCAAAGTTGTGGTCTTGTCTTTGTCAGCACCTTTTTTAGTGTTCAAAATTTTTGTGCGTGCTGACTTGGTTTTCTTGCCGTCAAGCATAATCCCGTGACGTAATGATTCGAGCTCATCGTTGGTTGGGATACCCTTAACCTTAGCAGTATAAGTCTTTTCAACTTCATACTTAGGGTGAGTCATGAAGTTCATGAAGTCCCCGTCGTTTGTCAAAATAATCGCACCAGTTGTATCGTAGTCTAACCGACCAACTGGGTAAATGCGTTCATCGACGTCTTGGAGTAAGTCGACAACGGTTTTCCGACCCTTTTCGTCCTTGGCGGTTGAGACAACCCCACGTGGTTTGTAGAGCAAATAGTAAACTTTCTTTTCTGAGTGTTCAATTGGTTGTCCATCGACTTCGATTTTGTCGTTTGGTTCAACCTTGTAGCCGAGTTCTTTCATGACTTGGCCGTTAACTTTCACACGGCCAGCGGTAATAATTTCTTCAGATGCTCGACGTGATGCAATCCCAGCTTGGGCCATCACTTTTTGTAGACGATCTGCCATTAATTTAATTCCTCATTATTTTCATTATCTGTGTATTCGGTTGTGGCTTCTAACGTGGCATCGCCATCCATCAATGGATTTTCGGCGGTCGTTTCTAAGCCCGCATTACTCAACCGATTGTTAAATGCGGCCAAGAATAAGTCACCCGTCATCTGCTCGTTATCCAACAAATCACCCATTTCCGTCAATTGTGGTAATTCATCAATACTGGTTAAACCAAAGTAGTTTAAGAAGTAGTTTGATGTGCCATACATGATTGGGCGCCCCGGTTCATTTTTACGACCGATGTCGGTAATCAAATTGCGTAATTGCAATTTTTGAATCATTGAACCGGATTGGACACCGCGGATTTCGTCAATTTCAACCCGGGTCACTGGTTGGCGATACGCAATAATTGCGAGGACTTCGAGTGACGCTTGTGAGAGTGACGTTGAGAGTGGTGTTTCAAAGTAACGCTTAATCAACGCACCGAGGGCTTGTTTGGTCGCGAAACGAAAGATATTGTCGTTTGTGAGTAACTCAAAACTGCAGTCGGCATCTTCGTTGTATTTAGTAGTCAAAGTTTCAATCATGGCTTGAATTGCAGGTCGGGCGAAACCAGTTAGCGTGGCTAAATTGCCCAAGCTAATCCCTTCATCCCCCGCTACAAATATCAAACCCTCAATTTGTGCTAAGTTCGTCAAAATTTCATTCCTCATGTTCAAGGTAAGTTAGTTGTTTTCAGCTTCGTCGTCATCCATGTCAAAATCTTCGTGATCACCTTCAAAAATGGTAATTTCACCACCATCCGTTGTTTGTTGCAACTGGAGTTTGTGGTGTTTGGTCATTTCGAGGATGGCCAAAAATGTGGTGACCATTTCATCAGCAGTCCGATCATTGGCAAAGAGACTTGTGAAGGTAAAGCCATCGGGATTTGCTTGTAAGTGATGCAAAATCAACGCTGTCTTTTCCGCAATCGTGAAGTTTTCGGCTTGGACAGTCGTCGCAATTGGCCGATTATCGTGATTACGTTGCAGCATTGCCATAAAGGCGTGGTGTAAATCATCGAGTTGGACACCTGGGGCAACGATTTCTAAATCCAAATCAGCGGGCACACTCATTGGTGCGCGTGAAAATTGCTGTTGCCGCGCGGCTTCACGTTCATGCAGTTTTGACGCAGCATCTTGGTACTGGCGGTATTCTAACAATTGGTCAACCAGTTGTTGCCGGGGATCTTCATAAACTTCATCCCCCGTTGTTTCATCAAATGTTGGCTGTTGTGGTAACAAGTAACGGGATTTGATTTGCATTAGACTAGCTGCCATCACTAAGTATTCACCAGCGATGTCGAGTGACAATTGTTGTTCGTGCAAGAACGTCATATATTGTTCAGTGATTTCGACGATGGGAATATCATAGATGTCCATCTCGGCCGACTTAATTAGGTGAAGCAACAAATCAAGTGGGCCTTCAAAATCAGTTAATTTAATTTGTAATTCATTTGGCATGTGATTTTCTCCAGGCGTTGACGATGCGTTGACCGGCAATTGTGCCCATCAACGTTTCTTCCGGATACATATCAATTAGGGCATCTAAGACTTGGAACATGTATTGCCCATCTCGTAAACTTGGCGTTAATGAGATTTGTCGCAATAGCATCACGCC
This is a stretch of genomic DNA from Periweissella cryptocerci. It encodes these proteins:
- a CDS encoding ECF transporter S component, which codes for MQKVSSVSSTRRLVVIALLSALSAVLMIFPKIPMFGFMSLDFSVVVVIIGMAMLGLPSALTILVIRSILKMLINNSGVNDWIGMPMNIVAMGLFITGIWLFIRKSEDIKVSQYILGSIVGTLVLTVVMAFLNWVYAIPLYEIFAHFSVGPFSKYLVGIVLPFNLIQGVALSLVSGLVLFPMLGYIKRQKQQF
- a CDS encoding alpha/beta fold hydrolase, whose protein sequence is MQFKTADNTILNVEKNGQGPVLILVPGANGTGDIFRGVVAILAAKFTVITYDRRGYGASVLTNPLPAEAADYDNRYRLLTDANDVLELAKEFSPDAPSYLFGTSSGSIVAEQAFTLAPDQFARIAIHESPIMTVTAENRADFANQVALVDKALKGNFGLIQSLFADMHVAPLDAQMMGMDPNVAPDPAKLQPMLYWLKYEVLQYTGQTIDWQIFADNREKVVLLNGTDSIGFLPQAITHAIGETIGVPVQAIPGAHLGYAQKPIEFATTLIAVLTK
- the scpB gene encoding SMC-Scp complex subunit ScpB, producing MTNLAQIEGLIFVAGDEGISLGNLATLTGFARPAIQAMIETLTTKYNEDADCSFELLTNDNIFRFATKQALGALIKRYFETPLSTSLSQASLEVLAIIAYRQPVTRVEIDEIRGVQSGSMIQKLQLRNLITDIGRKNEPGRPIMYGTSNYFLNYFGLTSIDELPQLTEMGDLLDNEQMTGDLFLAAFNNRLSNAGLETTAENPLMDGDATLEATTEYTDNENNEELN
- a CDS encoding segregation and condensation protein A; amino-acid sequence: MPNELQIKLTDFEGPLDLLLHLIKSAEMDIYDIPIVEITEQYMTFLHEQQLSLDIAGEYLVMAASLMQIKSRYLLPQQPTFDETTGDEVYEDPRQQLVDQLLEYRQYQDAASKLHEREAARQQQFSRAPMSVPADLDLEIVAPGVQLDDLHHAFMAMLQRNHDNRPIATTVQAENFTIAEKTALILHHLQANPDGFTFTSLFANDRTADEMVTTFLAILEMTKHHKLQLQQTTDGGEITIFEGDHEDFDMDDDEAENN
- a CDS encoding pseudouridine synthase; this translates as MADRLQKVMAQAGIASRRASEEIITAGRVKVNGQVMKELGYKVEPNDKIEVDGQPIEHSEKKVYYLLYKPRGVVSTAKDEKGRKTVVDLLQDVDERIYPVGRLDYDTTGAIILTNDGDFMNFMTHPKYEVEKTYTAKVKGIPTNDELESLRHGIMLDGKKTKSARTKILNTKKGADKDKTTTLVEITIHEGRNHQVKNMFKAIGHEVVGLRRESYGFLTLDGLSVGEARKLRREEVDAFLAGKANVKRQGRL
- a CDS encoding TetR/AcrR family transcriptional regulator, which encodes MPQSAVSLKYLKQALAEVLVRKELNNVTVQDIVRQAEVGRSTFYRHFLNLDDFYDWLQATMLDDILGQFAMGETDNTDFLKFYEYATENRILLQSFLKNRPWPEFSTRLYTVVLNNYMQLLATRPNSIPARIRAEFLIGGQISLVQWWLGETNPPTPQQMAKYHNELTSL